The Verrucomicrobiota bacterium genomic sequence CTTTTGAAGCTGCTCGAGGCTATATCGGGTTGGGAATGCTTCAAGAAGCTAGCGAAGAGCTCTATGAAATTCCGGTAGAGGAAAGAAAAAACCTCTCCTTTATCAAGCTAGAGATTGAGCTTCTTTTGGCGCAAGGCGTTCTGGATCAGGCAGATACACTCCTTTCGGCAATATCTGACACCTGCAAAAGAGACCCTGAATGGCAATATCTGAGAGCGAGGTTCTTTGCCCGTTCATCGAATTTTCCAGAGGCAAATCGCCATCTGATGAAGGCTATCATGCTTGATAATGAGCCTTCCGCACAGATCCTAAATCACCCCGATCTCGATGTAATCTGGACTTGGAGCACGAACTGACCTG encodes the following:
- a CDS encoding tetratricopeptide repeat protein; translation: MQRYRSFEAARGYIGLGMLQEASEELYEIPVEERKNLSFIKLEIELLLAQGVLDQADTLLSAISDTCKRDPEWQYLRARFFARSSNFPEANRHLMKAIMLDNEPSAQILNHPDLDVIWTWSTN